A genomic window from Brevibacillus agri includes:
- a CDS encoding NUDIX hydrolase, whose amino-acid sequence MKEISAGGVVYQLQDGQHMLLLIEDRYGKVTLAKGKQEIGETIEETALREVLEETGVAGRLDAKLDMITYVYTHPVTGESVDKEVHYYLVEAYNTEITVQLEEINDVHWHPAKEAWELQLQRGYRNNDDIFRLAFQKLGIEV is encoded by the coding sequence ATGAAGGAGATATCGGCAGGAGGCGTAGTCTATCAGTTGCAAGACGGACAGCACATGCTTCTTTTGATCGAAGACCGCTATGGCAAAGTCACGCTGGCAAAAGGCAAGCAGGAAATCGGCGAGACGATTGAAGAAACCGCTTTGCGTGAAGTGTTGGAGGAGACAGGAGTCGCAGGGCGTCTCGACGCCAAGCTGGACATGATTACCTACGTCTACACGCATCCGGTGACGGGGGAGTCCGTCGACAAGGAAGTCCACTATTATCTGGTGGAAGCCTACAATACAGAGATTACAGTGCAACTGGAAGAAATCAACGATGTTCATTGGCATCCTGCCAAAGAGGCCTGGGAGCTGCAACTGCAGCGCGGATACCGGAACAACGACGACATTTTTCGCCTTGCCTTCCAAAAACTCGGGATTGAGGTGTAG
- the mtaB gene encoding tRNA (N(6)-L-threonylcarbamoyladenosine(37)-C(2))-methylthiotransferase MtaB yields MSTVAFHTLGCKVNSYETEAIWQLFKAEGYERVDFEQDDADVYVINTCTVTNTGDKKSRQVIRRAIRRNPDAIVAVTGCYAQTSPSEIAQIPGVDIVVGTQGREKLTEYVKQIQAERKPINAVGNIMKAREFEELDVPNFTDRTRASLKIQEGCNNFCTFCIIPWARGLMRSRKPESVVEQAKKLVEAGYLEIVLTGIHTGGYGEDLEDYNLAKLLVDLHQVDGLKRIRISSIEASQITDEVIEVINNSDRVVRHLHVPLQAGDDEVLKRMRRKYTTAEFYEKMVKVREALPGAAITTDVIVGFPGETEEQFMNGYNFIKKIGFAELHVFPYSMRTGTPAARMTDQIPEEEKHERVTKLLELNQELTMAYSKQFVGDVLEVIPERPFKDAPDSGLLMGYSDNYLNVVFPGDESMIGKICKVRLDKPGSEYCQGTFVRVVETELLPYLKERAI; encoded by the coding sequence ATGTCTACCGTTGCTTTTCATACATTAGGCTGCAAAGTGAACAGCTATGAGACAGAGGCGATCTGGCAACTGTTCAAGGCAGAAGGCTACGAGCGAGTCGACTTTGAACAGGACGACGCCGATGTTTACGTGATTAATACTTGTACCGTTACGAATACAGGTGATAAAAAGAGCCGTCAAGTCATCCGCCGCGCGATTCGCCGCAACCCGGACGCGATTGTCGCGGTAACCGGCTGCTATGCGCAAACATCTCCCAGCGAGATCGCGCAAATCCCGGGCGTGGATATCGTCGTGGGAACGCAAGGCCGCGAGAAGCTGACCGAATACGTCAAGCAAATTCAAGCCGAGCGCAAGCCGATCAACGCGGTTGGCAACATCATGAAAGCTCGCGAGTTTGAGGAGCTGGACGTCCCGAACTTCACGGACAGAACCCGCGCCTCGCTGAAAATTCAGGAAGGCTGCAACAACTTTTGCACGTTTTGCATCATTCCGTGGGCGCGCGGCCTGATGCGCTCCCGCAAGCCGGAGAGCGTTGTCGAGCAGGCGAAAAAGCTGGTGGAAGCAGGCTACCTGGAAATCGTTCTGACCGGGATTCATACAGGCGGATACGGCGAAGACCTGGAAGACTACAACCTGGCCAAGTTGCTGGTCGACTTGCATCAGGTGGATGGGCTCAAGCGCATCCGCATCAGCTCGATCGAGGCGAGCCAGATTACCGATGAAGTCATCGAAGTCATCAACAATTCCGACCGCGTCGTACGCCATCTGCACGTGCCGCTGCAGGCGGGCGACGACGAAGTGTTGAAGCGCATGCGCCGCAAGTACACAACGGCTGAGTTTTACGAAAAAATGGTGAAAGTGCGTGAAGCGCTGCCGGGTGCGGCGATCACCACAGACGTCATTGTCGGCTTCCCGGGCGAGACCGAGGAGCAGTTCATGAACGGCTACAACTTCATCAAAAAAATCGGCTTTGCGGAGCTGCACGTATTCCCGTACTCGATGCGGACAGGTACGCCAGCCGCCCGGATGACCGATCAGATTCCGGAAGAGGAAAAACACGAGCGCGTAACGAAATTGCTTGAGCTGAACCAGGAGCTGACCATGGCGTACTCCAAGCAATTCGTCGGCGACGTGCTGGAAGTGATTCCAGAGCGCCCGTTCAAAGATGCGCCGGACAGCGGCCTGTTGATGGGCTACTCCGACAACTACCTGAACGTCGTGTTCCCTGGCGACGAGAGCATGATCGGAAAAATTTGCAAGGTCAGACTGGACAAACCAGGCTCTGAATATTGCCAAGGGACTTTTGTCCGCGTCGTTGAGACGGAGCTGCTGCCTTATTTGAAGGAGCGAGCCATATGA
- a CDS encoding 16S rRNA (uracil(1498)-N(3))-methyltransferase yields MQRYFVEPHLFHEHELTIIGDDVHHIVNVMRARIGDEILVSDGAGRSARARLVSLSAKEVQAEVIELLQEERELPIRVTIGQGMPKGEKMEWILQKGTELGAYSFFPFSSERTIVKLDAKKEAKKLERWRKIVKEAAEQSHRAVLPELLAPVSFREALAAGQAYTHVAIAYEKEGSTTVHEVLEQMSAGDSLLVLIGPEGGFSPEEVAQAESKGFLTVSLGPRILRTETASQYVLAAASYQFERKASSHRKG; encoded by the coding sequence ATGCAACGATATTTTGTCGAGCCACATCTCTTTCATGAGCATGAGCTAACGATTATCGGAGACGATGTTCACCATATCGTAAACGTGATGCGAGCGCGGATCGGGGACGAAATCCTCGTCTCGGACGGAGCGGGCAGATCGGCGCGAGCCAGGCTCGTCAGTTTGTCTGCCAAGGAAGTCCAGGCAGAAGTGATCGAACTGCTCCAGGAAGAGCGCGAACTGCCGATCCGCGTTACCATTGGGCAAGGCATGCCAAAAGGCGAGAAGATGGAGTGGATCTTGCAAAAGGGGACGGAACTCGGAGCGTACTCCTTTTTTCCGTTTTCCTCTGAACGGACCATCGTCAAACTGGACGCCAAAAAAGAAGCGAAAAAGCTGGAGCGCTGGCGCAAAATCGTCAAGGAGGCAGCCGAGCAGTCGCACAGGGCCGTTTTGCCTGAGCTGCTCGCACCTGTTTCGTTTCGCGAGGCGCTTGCGGCAGGGCAAGCCTATACGCATGTGGCCATCGCCTATGAAAAGGAAGGCAGTACAACCGTTCATGAGGTGCTGGAGCAGATGTCGGCTGGCGATTCCCTGCTCGTCCTGATTGGCCCTGAAGGGGGCTTTTCCCCGGAGGAAGTAGCCCAGGCGGAGAGCAAAGGATTTTTGACAGTGTCGCTTGGCCCCCGCATTTTGCGCACGGAAACGGCAAGCCAATACGTGCTCGCCGCCGCTTCCTACCAGTTTGAACGAAAAGCTTCATCGCATCGCAAAGGATGA
- the prmA gene encoding 50S ribosomal protein L11 methyltransferase: MKWSEISIHTTAEATEAVSSLLYEMGANGVVIEDPEVLYREWDTPFGEIYQLSPDDFPAEGVFVKAYLPVDSSELIDVVEELKEQLAQLTDYGLDIGKASIAVNDVHEDEWAHAWKKYYKPVHVSDRMTIKPVWEEYEPRHPEEIIIEMDPGMAFGTGTHPTTILCLRALEKYLTKGDRVYDVGTGTAILSIAAIKLGAKDVIAMDLDEVAVRSAQANTELNGVSEHITVRQNNLLDGIEEQVEVIVANILAEVILRFTDDVFRVLKPGGTFIASGIIAAREADVKAALVASGLEVVETIFIDDWVAIVAKKR, translated from the coding sequence GTGAAATGGTCAGAAATCAGTATCCATACAACAGCGGAGGCTACGGAGGCGGTGTCCAGCCTTCTCTATGAAATGGGGGCTAACGGTGTCGTCATCGAAGACCCGGAGGTGCTCTATCGCGAGTGGGATACCCCCTTTGGCGAAATCTACCAGCTCTCTCCTGACGATTTTCCGGCCGAGGGCGTATTCGTCAAAGCGTATTTGCCCGTTGACAGCAGCGAGTTGATTGATGTCGTGGAAGAATTGAAAGAGCAACTGGCGCAACTGACCGACTACGGCCTGGACATCGGCAAGGCGTCGATCGCCGTAAACGATGTTCACGAGGACGAATGGGCCCACGCCTGGAAAAAGTATTACAAGCCTGTGCACGTCTCTGACCGGATGACGATCAAGCCTGTCTGGGAAGAGTATGAGCCGCGCCACCCGGAAGAAATCATCATCGAGATGGACCCGGGAATGGCTTTTGGGACAGGGACGCATCCGACGACGATTCTCTGTTTGCGCGCGCTGGAAAAGTATTTGACAAAAGGCGATCGCGTGTACGACGTGGGAACCGGAACGGCGATTTTGAGCATTGCTGCGATCAAGCTGGGGGCCAAAGACGTGATTGCGATGGATTTGGACGAGGTGGCGGTGCGCTCCGCCCAGGCCAACACCGAGCTGAACGGCGTGAGCGAGCACATCACCGTCAGACAGAACAACTTGCTGGATGGCATCGAGGAGCAGGTGGAGGTCATCGTCGCCAACATTTTGGCGGAAGTCATCTTGCGCTTCACAGACGATGTATTCCGCGTGCTGAAGCCAGGCGGCACGTTCATCGCATCCGGCATTATCGCGGCGCGGGAAGCGGACGTCAAAGCCGCTTTGGTCGCTTCCGGGCTTGAAGTCGTGGAAACCATTTTCATCGACGACTGGGTAGCAATTGTCGCAAAAAAACGATAG
- the dnaJ gene encoding molecular chaperone DnaJ, whose translation MKRDYYEVLGVAKDADAEEIKKAYRKLARQYHPDVNKAADAEEKFKEVKEAYDVLSEPQKRAQYDRFGHQDPNQGFGGGGFDTSGMGGFGDIFDMFFGGGGRRANPNAPRKGADLQFGLSIDFIDAIFGKETDVEIPKEAECDTCLGSGAKPGTGVETCKTCHGTGQQEVAANTPFGRIVNRRVCSTCEGKGKVFKEKCSTCRGSGRVKIRRKIHLNIPAGVDDGAQLRVSGEGEPGANGGPPGDLYVVLRVKSHEFFEREGNDIYCEVPLTYAQAALGDEIEVPTVDGRVKLKIPAGTQTETFFRLRGKGVPHLRGNGSGDQHVKVRVITPTKLSDRQKELLRELAELSGEKPGQHGAGGEDESFFEKMKRAFRGE comes from the coding sequence ATGAAACGCGATTACTACGAGGTTCTGGGAGTAGCCAAGGACGCGGACGCGGAAGAAATCAAGAAAGCGTACCGGAAGCTTGCCCGCCAGTACCATCCGGATGTAAATAAAGCCGCTGATGCGGAAGAAAAGTTCAAGGAAGTCAAGGAAGCTTACGATGTCCTGTCTGAACCGCAAAAACGCGCGCAGTACGATCGTTTCGGCCATCAGGACCCGAATCAGGGCTTTGGCGGCGGAGGGTTTGACACGTCGGGCATGGGCGGCTTCGGAGACATTTTTGACATGTTCTTCGGTGGCGGCGGCAGACGCGCGAACCCGAACGCGCCGCGCAAAGGGGCCGATCTGCAATTCGGCCTGAGCATTGATTTTATCGACGCGATTTTTGGAAAAGAAACCGATGTGGAAATCCCGAAAGAAGCGGAGTGCGATACGTGCCTCGGCTCCGGGGCCAAACCGGGAACAGGCGTCGAGACGTGCAAAACTTGTCACGGTACCGGGCAGCAGGAAGTGGCAGCGAACACGCCGTTTGGCCGCATCGTCAACCGTCGCGTCTGCTCCACGTGCGAAGGCAAAGGAAAAGTTTTCAAAGAAAAATGCTCCACGTGCCGAGGCAGTGGACGCGTCAAGATACGCCGCAAAATTCATCTCAACATCCCGGCAGGTGTCGATGACGGAGCGCAATTGCGCGTCTCGGGCGAAGGGGAACCGGGAGCCAACGGAGGGCCTCCAGGTGATTTGTACGTCGTGCTGCGCGTGAAAAGCCACGAGTTTTTCGAGCGCGAAGGCAACGATATTTACTGCGAAGTGCCGCTCACTTACGCACAGGCGGCGCTCGGCGACGAGATCGAGGTGCCAACCGTGGATGGCCGCGTGAAGCTGAAAATCCCGGCGGGAACACAGACAGAAACCTTCTTCCGCTTGCGTGGAAAAGGTGTGCCGCACCTGCGCGGCAACGGCAGTGGCGATCAGCACGTCAAAGTGCGCGTCATCACGCCGACGAAGCTCAGCGACAGGCAAAAAGAGCTTCTGCGCGAGTTGGCTGAACTGTCCGGAGAGAAGCCGGGACAGCATGGCGCAGGCGGAGAAGACGAAAGCTTTTTTGAAAAAATGAAACGGGCATTCCGCGGCGAGTAA
- the dnaK gene encoding molecular chaperone DnaK, producing MSRVIGIDLGTTNSCVAVMEGGEPVVIANAEGNRTTPSVVAFKNGERIVGEAAKRQAITNPDNTVISIKRHMGTTHKETLEGNQYTPEQISAMILQKLKADAEAYLGQPVTQAVITVPAYFNDAQRQATKDAGKIAGLEVLRIVNEPTAAALAYGMEKTEDQTVLVYDLGGGTFDVSILELSDGFFEVKATSGDNKLGGDDFDDVIINYLVSEFKKEHGIDLSKDRMAMQRLKDAAEKAKKDLSGVLTTTISLPFITADATGPKHLEMNLTRAKFEELSAELVERTMGPTRQALKDAGLTPSDIDRVILVGGSTRIPAVQEAIKKFIGKEPHKGVNPDEVVALGAAVQAGVLTGDVKDVVLLDVTPLSLGIETLGGVFTKLIERNTTIPTSKSQVFSTAADNQTSVEIHVLQGERQMAADNKSLGRFTLSDIPPAPRGVPQIEVSFDIDANGIVNVRAKDLGTGKEQRITITSNSGLSDEEIERMVKEAELNAEADRKRKEEVEIRNEADQLVFTTEKTLKEVEGKVDQAEIDRANAAKDKVKKALEGGNIDEIKAAKDELSEIIQQISVKLYEQAAQAQQNAGGAAEGQEPKKDNVVDADYEVVDEKK from the coding sequence ATGAGTCGCGTAATTGGTATTGACCTTGGAACAACTAACTCTTGCGTAGCGGTAATGGAAGGCGGCGAACCAGTCGTCATCGCCAACGCCGAAGGAAACCGCACCACTCCTTCTGTCGTCGCTTTCAAAAACGGCGAGCGCATCGTAGGGGAAGCGGCAAAACGCCAGGCGATCACCAACCCTGACAACACCGTTATTTCCATCAAGCGTCACATGGGTACTACCCACAAGGAAACATTGGAAGGCAACCAGTACACCCCTGAGCAAATCTCTGCGATGATTTTGCAAAAGCTGAAAGCAGACGCCGAGGCTTACCTGGGCCAGCCTGTGACGCAGGCGGTGATTACGGTGCCTGCGTACTTCAACGACGCCCAACGCCAGGCAACCAAAGACGCTGGTAAAATCGCCGGTCTGGAAGTGCTGCGCATCGTGAACGAACCAACCGCAGCTGCCCTTGCATACGGTATGGAAAAGACCGAAGACCAAACCGTCCTCGTATATGACCTCGGCGGCGGTACGTTTGACGTTTCCATTCTGGAACTGTCCGACGGCTTCTTCGAAGTAAAAGCGACCTCCGGCGACAACAAGCTGGGTGGAGACGACTTCGACGATGTGATTATCAACTACCTCGTCAGCGAGTTCAAAAAAGAACACGGCATTGATCTGTCCAAAGACCGCATGGCGATGCAGCGTTTGAAAGACGCGGCGGAAAAAGCGAAAAAAGACTTGTCCGGCGTACTGACTACGACGATCTCGCTGCCGTTTATTACAGCAGATGCGACAGGTCCAAAACACTTGGAGATGAACCTGACTCGCGCCAAATTCGAAGAACTGTCCGCTGAACTCGTAGAGCGCACCATGGGTCCAACCCGTCAGGCGCTGAAAGACGCAGGCTTGACGCCAAGCGATATTGACCGCGTCATCCTTGTCGGTGGTTCTACACGCATTCCGGCTGTACAGGAAGCGATCAAGAAGTTTATCGGCAAAGAACCGCACAAAGGCGTGAACCCGGATGAAGTGGTAGCGCTGGGTGCTGCCGTGCAAGCAGGGGTACTGACTGGTGACGTGAAAGACGTCGTTCTGCTCGACGTAACTCCGCTGTCCCTCGGTATCGAAACTTTGGGTGGCGTATTCACCAAGCTGATCGAGCGCAATACGACCATTCCGACCAGCAAGTCCCAAGTGTTCTCTACAGCTGCTGACAACCAGACTTCTGTAGAAATCCACGTTCTCCAGGGCGAGCGCCAGATGGCTGCCGACAACAAATCGCTGGGCCGCTTCACGCTGTCCGATATCCCGCCAGCGCCGCGCGGTGTTCCGCAAATCGAAGTTTCCTTCGATATCGACGCAAACGGTATCGTGAACGTGCGTGCAAAAGACCTGGGTACAGGAAAAGAGCAACGCATCACCATCACTTCCAACTCCGGTTTGTCTGATGAAGAAATCGAACGCATGGTAAAAGAAGCCGAGCTGAATGCGGAAGCGGACAGAAAGCGCAAGGAAGAAGTCGAAATCCGCAACGAAGCTGACCAGCTCGTATTCACTACCGAGAAGACGCTGAAAGAAGTGGAAGGCAAGGTAGACCAGGCGGAGATCGACCGTGCGAACGCTGCCAAGGACAAAGTGAAAAAAGCGCTGGAAGGCGGCAACATCGACGAAATCAAAGCTGCAAAAGACGAACTGTCCGAGATCATCCAACAAATTTCCGTGAAGCTCTATGAGCAGGCTGCACAAGCGCAGCAAAATGCAGGGGGCGCAGCAGAAGGTCAAGAACCGAAGAAGGACAATGTCGTTGATGCTGACTATGAAGTGGTAGACGAGAAAAAGTAA
- the grpE gene encoding nucleotide exchange factor GrpE — translation MTQDPSAAEEQVNEAAGEQETAEVNWEQEAAQWKAQAEEHQNRMLRAMADMDNLRRRVRKEQEDLAKYASLKIVEELLPVLDNFERALAADKESMTVESLLEGVNMVYRQMVQVFEKEGLSAIEAQGKPFDPHVHQAVMQTQNPEFDSGVVVAELQKGYMFKDRVVRPAMVQVNK, via the coding sequence ATGACCCAAGATCCGTCTGCCGCAGAAGAGCAAGTCAATGAGGCAGCCGGAGAGCAAGAGACGGCCGAGGTGAACTGGGAGCAGGAAGCAGCCCAGTGGAAAGCGCAGGCGGAGGAACATCAAAACCGCATGCTGCGCGCCATGGCTGACATGGATAACCTGAGACGCCGTGTGCGCAAGGAGCAGGAAGATCTGGCCAAGTATGCTTCCCTGAAAATCGTGGAAGAGCTGCTGCCGGTTCTCGACAACTTCGAGCGCGCGCTTGCTGCCGACAAGGAATCCATGACGGTAGAATCGCTTTTGGAAGGAGTCAACATGGTGTACCGCCAGATGGTGCAAGTTTTCGAAAAAGAAGGCTTGAGCGCCATCGAGGCACAAGGAAAGCCGTTTGACCCGCACGTTCATCAGGCTGTCATGCAGACCCAGAACCCTGAATTTGATTCGGGCGTCGTAGTGGCCGAACTGCAAAAAGGATACATGTTCAAGGACCGCGTCGTTCGTCCGGCGATGGTTCAAGTGAACAAGTAA